One region of Pseudomonas alvandae genomic DNA includes:
- a CDS encoding ABC transporter substrate-binding protein, which yields MSRRQPHKTPSRGRLSLLLWVAFASLLSVIDARAAEILLTGAQDSPGVQSFTQALQARRPYDRVRFAPVASLPTPDQLPGDLRLVLLDLPSLDWRLQKIRGPATLVLRISRQQARDRLGDATPEHLSLLWSDPPMARQLRLIRQILPQVRRVGILFDKHSEFLLKDAHQAALALGLEIVGERWDDSSDSRPLQNLLGQSDVLLGLDDPDLYNPKTVKNLLLSSYARQRALIGPSPAFVKAGSLASTYSDQEDWLAILDDLLDRPATTWPRTLYPPRFKVLSNQQVARSLGIEPIDAESVAAQLAEGEHRP from the coding sequence ATGTCTCGGCGCCAACCACACAAGACGCCATCCCGTGGCCGCCTGTCGCTGCTGCTGTGGGTGGCTTTTGCCAGTCTGCTGAGCGTCATCGACGCCCGCGCTGCGGAGATCCTGCTGACCGGCGCCCAGGACAGTCCCGGTGTGCAGTCGTTTACCCAGGCCCTGCAGGCCCGACGTCCCTATGACCGTGTACGGTTTGCCCCAGTGGCCAGTCTGCCGACGCCGGACCAGCTACCGGGCGACCTGCGCCTGGTGCTGCTGGATTTGCCGAGCCTTGACTGGCGGCTGCAAAAGATCCGCGGACCGGCGACCCTGGTGCTACGGATCAGTCGCCAGCAAGCCCGCGATCGCCTGGGCGATGCAACGCCCGAGCACCTGAGCCTGCTCTGGAGCGATCCGCCGATGGCGCGGCAATTGCGCCTGATTCGCCAGATCCTGCCGCAAGTGCGACGGGTCGGCATATTGTTCGACAAGCACAGCGAGTTCCTGCTCAAGGATGCTCATCAGGCGGCGCTTGCCCTGGGCCTGGAAATTGTCGGCGAGCGCTGGGACGACAGCAGCGACAGCCGCCCGTTACAGAACCTGCTGGGCCAGAGCGATGTCTTGCTGGGCCTGGATGATCCCGATCTGTACAACCCCAAGACGGTGAAGAACCTACTGCTCAGCAGTTATGCCCGGCAACGCGCGCTGATCGGCCCGAGCCCGGCCTTCGTCAAGGCGGGCAGCCTGGCCAGCACCTACAGCGACCAGGAAGACTGGCTGGCGATTCTCGATGATCTGCTCGACCGCCCCGCCACCACCTGGCCGCGCACCCTGTACCCGCCCCGCTTCAAAGTCCTGAGCAATCAACAGGTCGCCCGTTCCCTGGGGATCGAACCGATCGATGCCGAATCCGTCGCTGCGCAGTTGGCAGAAGGAGAACACCGCCCATGA
- a CDS encoding TonB-dependent receptor plug domain-containing protein produces the protein MFVGPSRPGSSLLLALIISPPVVADDLFVDSQAVPQVLTATRLKQSPAAVPGSMTVLDRELIKASGARDISELLRLVPGMMVGNLSGNQATVNYHGTNASEARRMQVLIDGRSVYRAGLATVDWSDIPVAMEDIDRIEVFRGPNTVSYGANALMAVVNIITRAPADSHGTRLKITRGQRGIGDWYASQGSGWENGDFRLSLSGQEDDGFDSDRNGADYRDSRRLDRFNLSVSQILDESQSIDWQLNAKDGTNQRPYTYRPVFAGITAAGDNSDVIAKDYAGSLRWNLDLNPNHSLYVQGSIQHWDRQQTWRACDAEVSFSPQLTDLWQLNPNYAEKLARNIPSFLGSGAPPGTAQEQALANQVLDQWRNGASQALCGDIDQSARESRYDLEIQDTLSLSDSLRLVTGANYRYDRADSETYFNGTLDDTTYRLFGQLEWRASEHWLLQGGAMFEDTRLTGSSLTPRMAVNYLITPRHGLRAVYSEAVRSPDMFENNVNWSYQVSNLQPSAFGQDSARYFVRTRGPGNLDQEHMRSRELGYNGYFMDLGLTMDVKLFHDEITGMISEPLRNNQYIASNSNESQFTGAETQLDWRVTLADRLRLTYAYVDALASNPLDEQLTARNSGSAGWLRDWGQGWNSAVFYYAADALNGYRYERVDTRLARRIPLGKASLELAGVMQQRLDDQPTTYVDNRYDSRHVLYFSAELSF, from the coding sequence GTGTTCGTTGGCCCCTCCCGTCCAGGTTCTTCACTGCTATTGGCGCTGATCATCAGTCCGCCGGTAGTGGCCGACGACTTGTTCGTGGACAGCCAGGCCGTGCCCCAGGTGTTGACCGCCACGCGCCTGAAACAGTCGCCGGCCGCAGTGCCGGGCAGCATGACCGTGCTCGATCGTGAATTGATCAAGGCCAGCGGCGCCCGGGACATCAGCGAACTGTTGCGCCTGGTGCCGGGCATGATGGTCGGCAATCTCAGCGGCAACCAGGCCACCGTCAATTACCACGGGACCAACGCCAGCGAAGCGCGGCGCATGCAGGTGCTGATCGATGGCCGTTCGGTGTATCGCGCCGGCCTGGCGACAGTGGACTGGAGCGATATTCCGGTCGCCATGGAAGACATCGACCGAATCGAAGTCTTCCGGGGCCCGAACACCGTCAGCTACGGTGCCAACGCGCTGATGGCGGTGGTCAACATCATTACCCGCGCCCCGGCCGACAGCCACGGCACCCGACTGAAGATCACCCGGGGCCAGCGAGGGATCGGCGACTGGTACGCCAGCCAGGGCAGTGGTTGGGAAAACGGCGATTTCCGACTCTCGCTGTCCGGCCAGGAAGACGACGGTTTCGACAGCGACCGCAACGGTGCCGATTACCGCGACAGCCGGCGACTGGACCGCTTCAACCTGTCCGTCAGCCAAATCCTGGACGAATCCCAGAGCATCGATTGGCAATTGAACGCCAAGGACGGGACCAATCAGCGGCCCTACACCTATCGCCCTGTGTTCGCCGGGATTACAGCGGCTGGGGATAATTCTGACGTCATCGCCAAGGATTACGCCGGTTCGCTGCGCTGGAACCTGGACCTGAACCCCAATCACAGCCTCTATGTACAAGGCTCGATCCAGCATTGGGATCGCCAGCAAACCTGGCGCGCCTGTGATGCCGAGGTGTCCTTCAGCCCGCAATTGACCGACCTCTGGCAGCTCAACCCCAACTACGCCGAGAAGCTGGCCCGCAACATTCCGAGCTTCCTCGGCTCGGGCGCGCCGCCCGGTACCGCACAGGAACAGGCACTGGCCAATCAGGTGCTCGATCAGTGGCGCAACGGCGCTTCCCAGGCACTGTGCGGCGACATCGACCAAAGCGCCCGGGAGTCGCGCTATGACCTGGAGATCCAAGACACCCTCAGCCTGTCCGACAGCCTGCGGCTGGTCACCGGGGCGAATTATCGCTACGACCGGGCCGACTCGGAGACCTACTTCAACGGTACCCTGGACGACACCACCTACCGTTTGTTCGGCCAGCTCGAATGGCGAGCCAGCGAACACTGGCTGCTGCAGGGCGGCGCGATGTTCGAGGACACGCGCCTGACCGGCAGTTCGCTGACACCGCGGATGGCGGTGAACTACCTGATCACCCCGCGACATGGCCTGCGGGCGGTGTATTCCGAGGCGGTGCGTTCGCCGGACATGTTCGAGAACAACGTCAATTGGAGCTATCAAGTCTCCAACCTGCAGCCGTCCGCGTTCGGCCAGGACAGTGCACGCTATTTCGTACGCACGCGCGGCCCGGGGAACCTGGATCAAGAGCACATGCGCTCCCGAGAGCTGGGTTACAACGGCTATTTCATGGACCTTGGCCTGACGATGGATGTGAAGCTGTTCCATGACGAAATCACCGGCATGATCAGCGAGCCGCTGCGCAACAACCAATACATCGCCAGCAACAGCAACGAATCGCAATTCACCGGTGCCGAGACCCAATTGGACTGGCGCGTGACCCTTGCCGATCGGCTGCGCCTGACTTACGCCTACGTCGATGCTCTGGCGAGCAACCCCCTCGACGAACAACTGACCGCCCGCAACAGTGGTTCCGCCGGCTGGCTGCGCGATTGGGGCCAGGGTTGGAACAGCGCGGTCTTCTATTACGCCGCCGATGCCCTCAATGGTTATCGCTACGAGCGGGTCGACACCCGCCTCGCCCGGCGAATCCCCTTGGGCAAGGCCAGCCTGGAGCTGGCGGGGGTGATGCAACAGCGCCTCGACGATCAACCGACCACCTACGTCGATAATCGCTACGACTCCCGTCACGTCCTGTATTTCAGCGCAGAGTTGTCCTTCTAG